One window of the Penaeus monodon isolate SGIC_2016 chromosome 1, NSTDA_Pmon_1, whole genome shotgun sequence genome contains the following:
- the LOC119576430 gene encoding uncharacterized protein LOC119576430 yields MARASPVGDARGHRRTLVRNGQQLPYQERIRLKKLAQRRGERQKKDNETIGLKIGTLNVGSMTARNHELVDLMERRKIRIMCLQETKWKGSKAKELGNGFKLFYIGDDGRKNGVGIVLDEELKMGVLEVTRSSDRITWLKMEMGKLVVNIMSAAQQGCADEEKEKFWEELDEEVRKIPAEEKLWIGGDFNGHVGGDNTGREETVGKFGYGTKNDGGEELVTFAMRHNLWIVNTFYKKATRHKITYQSGGTQSQIDYILCRSNDKNTKDCKVILGESITNQHRPVICTLNVVKSKPQTKSRTQKIKWWKLKEAQSRDDFTDKRRISEKKEAKKKLFEDPSEENKAYYKTTKKEAKRAVATAKARAYNQLYEDLDTTEGTKKVLRIAKQRDKNSKDIYQTKWIKNDEGNVLTNDEDILERWRLYFMKLMNEENPREVREEEQVGNPGEVEAITEDEVRRALRKMKDGKAVGPDNLPIEAWKCLGEEGVTFLCSMLNKIFDEEKIPESWRKSILVPIYKNKGDIMACGNYRGIKLMSHSMKLFERMIEHRLRGVVNISEEQFGFMEGKSTTCQFRAEASAGEIQRRSQRAAWSIHRSGESIRQGATGGDIVVYEKEERPREVHPCCARHVQGK; encoded by the exons ATGGCTAGGGCGTCCCCCGTAGGCGACGCGCGAGGACATCGCCGTACACTCGTGAGAAATGGACAGCAGCTACCGTATCAAGAGCGAATACGGCTAAAGAAGTTAGctcaaaggaggggggagaggcagaagaaagataatgagacGATAGGTTTGAAGATTGGAACACTGAATGTGGGGAGTATGACAGCGAGAAACCACGAACTGGTGGAcctgatggagaggagaaagataagaatcATGTGCTTGCAGGAGACAAAGTGGAAGGGGAGTAAGGCCAAAGAACTTGGAAACGGATTTAAACTGTTCTACATAGGAGACGATGGAAGAAAGAACGGAGTTGGAATTGTTTTGGATGAGGAACTCAAGATGGGGGTACTAGAAGTGACAAGATCTTCAGACCGAATCACCTGGCTTAAGATGGAGATGGGTAAACTGGTGGTGAACATCATGAGCGCGGCGCAACAAGGTTGtgcagacgaagagaaggagaagttttGGGAGGAGTTGGACGAAGAAGTGAGAAAAATTCCAGCTGAGGAGAAACTATGGATAGGGGGTGATTTCAATGGACACGTTGGTGGTGATAACACAGGCAGAGAAGAGACGGTGGGCAAATTTGGTTATGGTACTAAGAATGATGGTGGGGAAGAACTCGTGACATTCGCGATGAGGCATAATTTGTGGATCGTTAACACGTTCTATAAGAAAGCCACTAGGCACAAGATCACCTACCAAAGTGGAGGCACTCAGTCACAAATAGATTACATCCTCTGCCGCTCAAATGACAAGAATACGAAAGACTGTAAAGTAATTCTTGGGGAAAGCATCACAAACCAACACCGACCAGTCATTTGCACACTTAATGTTGTGAAGTCAAAACCCCAGACGAAGTCAAGAACCCAGAAAATCAAATGGTGGAAGCTAAAAGAAGCGCAGAGCAGAGATGATTTTACAGATAAG AGAAGAATTAGTGagaagaaggaagcaaagaagaaacTCTTTGAAGATCCATCTGAAGAGAACAAAGCTTactacaaaacaacaaagaaggaAGCTAAAAGAGCTGTAGCAACCGCAAAGGCAAGAGCATATAATCAACTCTACGAAGACCTTGATACAACAGAAGGTACGAAAAAGGTACTTAGAATTGCTAAACAAAGGGACAAAAACTCGAAAGACATCTATCAGACAAAATGGATAAAGAACGATGAGGGGAATGTGTTAACAAATGATGAAGATATTCTGGAAAGGTGGCGGTTGTATTTTATGAAGCTCATGAATGAAGAAAATCCTAGGGAAGTACGTGAGGAGGAACAGGTGGGGAATCCTGGTGAGGTGGAAGCCATCACTGAAGATGAGGTGAGAAGAGCGCTAAGGAAGATGAAGGATGGAAAAGCAGTGGGACCAGATAATTTACCAATTGAAGCATGGAAGTGCCTTGGTGAAGAAGGAGTAACTTTCTTGTGCTCAATGCTCAACAAGATTTTCGATGAAGAAAAAATCCCAGAGTCGTGGCGGAAGAGCATACTCGTCCCTATCTATAAGAACAAAGGTGACATCATGGCCTGTGGTAACTACCGAGGCATAAAACTCATGAGCCACAGCATGAAATTATTTGAACGTATGATTGAGCACCGACTAAGGGGTGTGGTGAACATCAGTGAAGAGCAGTTTGGATTCATGGAGGGGAAGTCCACTACATGCCAATTTCGCGCTGAGGCAAGtgcaggagagatacagagaaggtcACAAAGAGCTGCATGGAGTATTCATCGATCTGGAGAAAGCATACGACAGGGTGCCACGGGAGGAGATATTGTGGTGTATGAGAAAGAAGAACGTCCCAGAGAAGTACATCCTTGTTGTGCAAGACATGTACAAGGAAAGTGA